A part of Bacillus rossius redtenbacheri isolate Brsri chromosome 1, Brsri_v3, whole genome shotgun sequence genomic DNA contains:
- the LOC134533162 gene encoding caldesmon-like produces the protein MDGAKDMGSMAYDGRVMCRFTHAAFERIRVGGGVSEEGARREQRAEAERARRAGLSGEQQAQLRLAHAEAERARRAGLSGEQRVGQRASRATAERARRAGMSEEQRAEYRAARATAERVRRAGMSEQQRAEYRAARAAAERVRRANMSYEQQLRQRAARAAAERLRRSNMSEQERAHYRAVRAAAERLRRSHGGRKAEPDAPISVQELQFGYEQQRLSYQSIHTDGV, from the coding sequence ATGGACGGAGCTAAGGACATGGGCAGCATGGCATACGACGGCAGAGTGATGTGTCGGTTTACGCACGCGGCGTTCGAACGTATCCGCGTAGGTGGCGGCGTGTCGGAGGAGGGAGCGAGGCGGGAGCAGCGCGCGGAGGCGGAGCGCGCGCGGCGCGCGGGGCTGTCGGGGGAGCAGCAGGCGCAGCTGAGGCTCGCGCACGCCGAGGCGGAGCGCGCGCGACGCGCGGGGCTGTCGGGGGAGCAGCGCGTGGGCCAGCGCGCATCCCGGGCGACGGCGGAGCGCGCGCGCCGCGCGGGCATGTCGGAGGAGCAGCGCGCCGAGTACCGGGCGGCGCGCGCCACGGCGGAGCGCGTGCGCAGGGCGGGCATGTCGGAGCAGCAGCGCGCCGAGTACCGCGCGGCGCGCGCCGCCGCCGAGCGCGTGCGCAGGGCCAACATGAGCTACGAGCAGCAGCTGCGGCAGCGGGCGGCGCGCGCGGCCGCCGAGAGGCTGCGCCGCTCCAACATGAGCGAGCAGGAGCGCGCGCACTACAGGGCCGTGCGGGCCGCGGCGGAGCGCCTGCGCAGGTCTCACGGCGGCAGGAAGGCGGAGCCCGACGCCCCCATCTCTGTCCAGGAGCTGCAGTTCGGCTACGAGCAGCAGAGGCTTTCGTACCAGTCCATCCACACTGACGGTGTATAG